In the genome of Nocardia terpenica, one region contains:
- a CDS encoding helix-turn-helix domain-containing protein, producing the protein MPVYVWLRPEFEGRESELMLLADVAKELGVSPQAVTNWRRRHPRQFPPTVAMVGRLVYVARAEVIDFAASRGLPQPDVVPPQNPSTVWHRPEFMDRPHLLVNLAEVAAQFGVSRQAVSWWRQRGDDFPAAVFESARQVLVVRTEIEDWVRARNLARAERAHARRVQASRERARRRLSDAVLTPGTAA; encoded by the coding sequence ATGCCGGTGTACGTGTGGCTGCGGCCGGAGTTTGAGGGCCGCGAATCCGAGCTGATGTTGCTGGCTGATGTGGCCAAGGAGTTGGGGGTGAGCCCGCAGGCGGTGACGAACTGGCGTCGGCGGCATCCTCGGCAGTTCCCGCCCACGGTTGCGATGGTGGGCCGCCTGGTCTACGTGGCACGGGCCGAGGTGATCGACTTCGCGGCCAGCCGAGGACTGCCGCAGCCCGACGTCGTCCCACCGCAGAATCCTTCGACGGTTTGGCATCGGCCTGAGTTCATGGATCGGCCGCACCTACTGGTGAACTTGGCGGAGGTCGCCGCGCAGTTCGGTGTCTCTCGCCAGGCGGTGTCGTGGTGGCGCCAGCGCGGTGACGACTTCCCCGCGGCGGTGTTCGAGAGCGCGCGGCAGGTGCTGGTTGTCCGCACTGAAATCGAAGACTGGGTTCGGGCGCGCAACCTGGCCCGCGCCGAGCGCGCTCACGCACGACGAGTGCAGGCCAGTCGTGAGCGTGCACGTCGGCGACTCAGTGACGCCGTGCTCACGCCCGGCACCGCCGCCTGA